From the Candidatus Peregrinibacteria bacterium genome, one window contains:
- a CDS encoding dihydrolipoyl dehydrogenase — MKTLSVDVAVLGFGTAGMNAYRSAAKHTKNIVVVQHGLYGTTCARVGCMPSKLLIASADSAFSLEEAPSFGIFPGGDTKIYGHQVLERVRSLRDAFVGHVVSNVEKIPQEQRISGKARFINDHEILVDDHTKVQAKTFVIATGSDPRFLPQAEILGDRHVVNDDIFEWERLPESVAVFGTGVIGMELGQALKRLGVRVSLFGRSGNVAAFTDPEIQEKAKDLFHRELDVFPGATIQEMKREGDRVHITFTDVKGVEYEKQFEYVLSAIGRVPNIADLELQNTSLKLSEKGIPVFDSETMQCGESNIFIAGDVNGNRALLHEASDEGDIAGENAALFPNVSKGDRRVPLSVVFTDPEMGSCGTPFGELEKGIFVIGKVDFSDQGRSKVINKNKGMLHVYAEKKTGRILGAEMIGPHAEHLLHLLAWSIGFSATASDLLKMPFYHPTVEEGVRTALRDIEKQRK; from the coding sequence ATGAAAACACTCTCCGTTGATGTCGCTGTTCTCGGCTTCGGTACTGCCGGAATGAATGCCTACCGCTCCGCCGCAAAACACACGAAAAACATTGTTGTTGTTCAGCACGGTTTGTATGGAACCACCTGCGCACGAGTCGGGTGTATGCCAAGCAAACTTCTGATTGCTTCTGCGGATTCTGCTTTTTCGCTAGAAGAAGCACCGAGCTTTGGCATATTCCCCGGAGGAGATACAAAAATTTACGGTCACCAAGTACTCGAACGAGTTCGCTCACTTCGAGATGCTTTTGTCGGACACGTTGTTTCGAACGTCGAAAAAATTCCACAAGAACAACGGATTTCTGGAAAAGCGCGATTCATTAATGACCATGAAATTCTTGTTGACGATCACACAAAAGTTCAGGCAAAAACGTTTGTCATTGCCACAGGATCTGATCCTCGTTTTTTGCCACAAGCGGAAATTTTGGGTGACCGACATGTTGTCAATGATGATATTTTTGAATGGGAACGTCTTCCAGAATCGGTGGCGGTATTCGGAACAGGAGTGATCGGAATGGAACTAGGGCAAGCACTCAAACGACTTGGCGTTCGGGTAAGCCTGTTTGGAAGAAGTGGAAATGTGGCGGCATTTACCGATCCTGAAATTCAGGAAAAAGCGAAAGACCTCTTTCATCGAGAACTTGATGTTTTTCCCGGAGCAACGATTCAAGAAATGAAACGTGAAGGAGACCGAGTACATATTACGTTTACCGATGTCAAAGGTGTGGAATATGAAAAACAATTTGAATATGTCCTTTCTGCCATTGGTCGTGTTCCAAATATTGCCGACTTAGAACTTCAAAACACCTCTCTTAAACTTTCAGAAAAAGGCATCCCCGTCTTCGATTCTGAAACAATGCAATGTGGAGAAAGCAATATTTTTATTGCCGGAGACGTCAATGGAAATCGTGCGCTTTTGCACGAAGCATCCGATGAAGGAGATATTGCTGGAGAAAATGCCGCACTTTTTCCGAATGTTTCCAAAGGAGATCGTCGTGTTCCGCTTTCGGTCGTCTTTACCGATCCTGAAATGGGGTCGTGTGGCACTCCATTCGGAGAACTCGAAAAGGGAATATTTGTCATTGGAAAAGTTGATTTTTCTGATCAAGGACGAAGTAAGGTGATCAACAAAAATAAAGGTATGCTTCATGTGTATGCAGAGAAAAAAACAGGAAGAATTTTAGGCGCAGAAATGATTGGTCCGCATGCAGAACATTTGCTTCACTTACTCGCATGGTCAATTGGTTTTTCCGCCACCGCAAGTGATCTTCTCAAAATGCCGTTTTACCATCCAACTGTTGAAGAAGGCGTACGAACAGCACTACGCGACATTGAAAAACAGAGAAAATAA
- a CDS encoding efflux RND transporter periplasmic adaptor subunit, which translates to MEKKQRFYKKSFFIGLLTVLLPFGIYVSFGKNAEQTQKTATDEQTTLVARGNIRQTIKVLGEANLVDEQKLRFNKGGKVAAVYFQDGDQVKQDEVIAELDKADGLNDIRQAEINLENSKLSLQEILKGNDESQVLKAKNTIEETNQQIELAKQNLKIAVQDEQNTNAELDIELSQAEKDVSDKLIALDNTKKELENAKIYEDKNIESSGVSYQSSLDDALLSAKDAIVDTDSTLSKLDLILGIEENTKKNNDEYELYLGFRDQNTKTVARDAYMAARNSRRELEGAVMTFEKQESAIISDAEALLRQSIALLEFVVKAADTTYTMLQNTITGTNFTQSELDSFKSSALSARSSAQSSLSSFNNKLTALANLEELDVTERRSGDTISNKEESVRSAETTLTKAQDSLTNLKNSIAVKKGSKRLERVGKENDVKNLESSLVVQKEELADLEKGESKERIAMAENDVAQKELAMERVQDGLDTYELSAPFDGVLRKIDFQVGDNILADEDKFVYIENPDLFKITILLDQIDIVKIKEGASAKIIFDALPDQEFSGEIEEINSTPVQQSGVVSYEASITLHKENEPIFSGMTSSIEIILQEKKGVLLVPNLAVTSRGGSAFVQRMENGVPHSIKVITGLSDGKNTEILSGIEEGDEIVVANFSALGSVGRQGGNQQDTVRQFMRASGGGGGGTSFPR; encoded by the coding sequence ATGGAAAAAAAACAACGATTTTATAAGAAAAGCTTTTTTATTGGATTGCTTACCGTTCTCCTCCCTTTTGGCATATATGTCAGTTTTGGGAAGAATGCTGAGCAAACACAAAAAACAGCAACAGATGAACAAACCACTCTTGTGGCTCGTGGTAATATTCGACAAACCATTAAGGTGCTTGGCGAAGCAAATCTAGTCGATGAGCAAAAACTACGTTTTAACAAAGGAGGGAAAGTAGCGGCAGTGTATTTTCAGGATGGCGATCAGGTAAAACAAGACGAGGTTATTGCGGAACTCGATAAAGCTGATGGTCTCAACGATATCCGACAGGCAGAAATCAATTTGGAAAATAGTAAACTTTCTCTTCAGGAAATATTGAAAGGGAACGACGAATCTCAAGTATTAAAAGCGAAAAATACTATTGAGGAAACAAATCAACAAATTGAATTGGCGAAGCAGAATCTCAAAATTGCTGTTCAAGATGAACAAAACACCAATGCGGAGCTCGATATAGAGCTTTCCCAAGCAGAAAAAGATGTTTCCGACAAACTGATTGCGCTCGATAACACCAAAAAAGAACTTGAAAATGCCAAAATCTATGAAGATAAAAATATCGAATCAAGTGGAGTATCATATCAATCCTCTCTTGATGATGCCTTGCTTTCCGCAAAAGACGCTATTGTTGATACCGATAGTACTCTTTCTAAGCTCGATTTAATTTTGGGCATTGAAGAAAATACAAAAAAGAACAACGACGAATATGAACTCTATTTAGGCTTTCGCGACCAGAACACAAAAACAGTCGCTCGTGATGCATACATGGCGGCACGAAATAGTCGTCGAGAGCTGGAAGGGGCAGTAATGACTTTTGAAAAACAGGAATCCGCAATAATAAGTGATGCAGAAGCATTGCTTCGGCAGAGCATTGCTCTGTTGGAGTTTGTTGTGAAGGCGGCGGATACCACATATACCATGTTGCAAAATACGATTACGGGAACGAATTTTACTCAATCTGAGCTTGATTCTTTTAAATCATCTGCTCTGAGCGCACGATCTTCCGCGCAAAGCAGTCTCTCGAGTTTTAATAATAAACTTACAGCTCTTGCGAATTTGGAAGAGCTTGATGTTACAGAGCGACGAAGTGGAGACACAATCAGTAACAAAGAAGAATCGGTTCGGAGTGCTGAAACAACACTCACTAAGGCACAAGATTCACTCACAAATCTAAAAAATTCCATTGCCGTAAAGAAAGGAAGCAAACGTCTTGAGCGGGTGGGCAAAGAGAACGATGTAAAAAATCTCGAAAGCTCTCTTGTGGTGCAAAAAGAAGAGCTTGCCGATCTTGAAAAGGGCGAATCAAAGGAGCGCATTGCCATGGCAGAAAATGACGTAGCTCAAAAGGAGCTCGCTATGGAGCGCGTACAAGATGGGCTTGATACGTACGAATTGAGTGCGCCATTTGATGGTGTCCTCCGAAAAATTGATTTTCAGGTTGGAGATAATATTCTCGCCGATGAAGACAAATTCGTCTATATCGAAAATCCTGATCTCTTTAAAATCACCATTCTTCTTGATCAAATTGATATTGTGAAAATTAAAGAAGGCGCCTCGGCAAAAATTATTTTTGATGCTCTTCCCGATCAAGAGTTTTCGGGTGAAATTGAGGAGATTAATAGTACACCCGTTCAGCAATCGGGAGTGGTTTCATATGAAGCGAGTATTACTTTGCACAAAGAGAATGAGCCTATTTTTTCTGGCATGACATCTTCCATAGAAATTATTCTTCAGGAAAAAAAAGGGGTGTTGCTCGTTCCTAATCTTGCTGTGACGAGTCGTGGCGGATCTGCTTTTGTACAGAGAATGGAGAACGGTGTTCCGCATAGCATTAAGGTCATCACTGGCTTGAGTGATGGAAAAAATACGGAAATTCTTAGCGGCATAGAAGAGGGTGATGAGATTGTTGTGGCTAATTTTTCGGCATTAGGGAGTGTGGGTAGACAGGGTGGTAATCAGCAAGATACAGTGCGTCAATTTATGCGTGCTTCAGGCGGTGGTGGAGGTGGTACTAGTTTTCCGAGATAG
- a CDS encoding M48 family metallopeptidase: MSLPEHTIIRSSRRTFSLEITPDAKLLVRAPRWALSSTIENILRERESWIQSRLQKVSVHLQHAPQKTLISGDTIFFLGERISVFFIAGKQKPFHEKGMLFVGEIGDSKMLIEDWYRKQMKILLPEKIAGYAQAIGKSPSSFRVTGAEKRWGSCSSTGNLNFSWRLCMAPEWVIDYVVAHETAHLLEMNHSSRFWKHVEHLFPCFREAKHWLKEHGFLLQW; the protein is encoded by the coding sequence ATGAGTCTTCCTGAACACACTATTATCCGCTCTTCTCGACGCACCTTTTCGCTCGAAATTACACCTGATGCAAAGCTTCTCGTTCGTGCTCCCAGATGGGCGCTTTCAAGCACCATTGAAAATATCTTACGAGAAAGGGAATCGTGGATACAGAGTCGGCTTCAAAAAGTGAGTGTTCATCTCCAACATGCTCCTCAAAAAACGCTCATTTCGGGAGATACCATTTTCTTTTTGGGAGAGAGGATTTCGGTGTTTTTTATTGCGGGAAAGCAAAAACCATTTCATGAAAAAGGAATGCTTTTTGTTGGGGAAATTGGCGACTCAAAAATGCTGATTGAAGACTGGTATCGAAAACAGATGAAGATCTTGCTTCCAGAAAAAATAGCTGGATATGCACAAGCAATCGGAAAATCTCCGTCGTCATTTCGGGTAACCGGAGCAGAAAAAAGATGGGGGTCGTGTTCTTCTACGGGAAATTTGAATTTTTCGTGGCGACTCTGTATGGCGCCAGAGTGGGTTATTGACTATGTTGTGGCGCACGAAACGGCGCATCTTTTGGAAATGAATCACTCTTCCCGATTTTGGAAACATGTCGAGCATCTTTTTCCTTGTTTTCGAGAGGCGAAACATTGGCTCAAAGAGCACGGATTTTTACTTCAGTGGTGA